In Bacteroidota bacterium, the DNA window TTCAAATCCCCGGTTTTAGAAAAGGCAAAGCCCCTCGACATGTGATTAAAAATATGTATGGTGATTCTCTTGAATACGATGCTGCTGACAAAGTGGCGAACAAGATATTCTGGGACTCGGTGAAAGAGATGGAATTGAAGCCGCTTAATACACCGGGATTGGTTGATCTAAATTACAAACCGGGAGAATCTCTCTCGTTCAAGATTAATTATGAGATATTCCCTGAAGTTGACATTGTAAATTATCGTGCGAATGATATCGAAATTCCCCTGTATGAAGTAACCGATTCACTTGTTGAGGAAGAGCTCAAAAATCTGCTCAATTCCAATGCTGAATTTGAGAGTGTGGATAAAGTTGAGGATCCTGCAAATACACTTATCGACATCGATTTCTACAATACCACCACTTCACAGGAAGTGGGAACACCAAAAGCAATCGAAATCGATTATCCCCTTTTAAGTGATTCTTTCAGATCGTCAGTGAGCAATCTTAAAACCGGTGATTTCATTAAGCCGGCAGATTTTTATTCTGATCAAAAAATGATTGACGCTTACGAGAAATCCTCATATATTTTTGTCGTAAAAGGATTCAGAACAAAGAAGCTCCCGGAACTGACAGATGAATTTGTGCAGACAATTTCAAAAGAGTACAAAACTGTCGATGAGCTTAAAGAAGGGATTGCTGCCTACTATAAAGGCTACTATGAGGATATGACGAATAAAATCTATAATTCTCAGCTTGAAAAGAAAATTCTCGATGCCAACGATTTAAAAATTCCGTCAACTTTTACTGAACGAGTGCTTGAATATTTCGTGAAAGAGGAAACTGAAAAAGCAAAGAAGGAGAAAAAACCACTCCCGAAAGCTGAAGACCTCCGTACAGCTTATTTGCCTTATGCTCAAAAAGAAGCTAAATGGCAGGTGATCCGCGAGAATATCATCCGTCAGGAAAACCTCACAGTTACAGATGAATATATCGATGAACTCGTGAAACAGGAAGTTGAAAAATACAATATTGGTGAGGACATACTCAGGGATTATTTCCGGGGTGACTCAATAAAAAATCAATTGTTGTATGGACTTCTTGACAAATTCCTTGCCGCTGAAAACCCGAGGAAGTCTATCGATCCGGAAGAATATCGTGAAAAATATGTCAAGAAGCATGATCACGACCATGACCACAATCATGAACATCATGACCACGATCACGACCATGACCATGACCATGACCACGATCATGACCATGAACATCATCATTAATTGAAACCAAAAAAGATAATTGTTTGTTTTTAATTTGGATATGTTTACAAAATTTAGTGAAAGTTAATTATGAGTAATAAAATAGAAATTTTCAACCAGTTGGTTCCCTATGTCATCGAGCAGACAGGCAGAGGCGAAAGAGGTATGGATATCTATTCCAGATTGCTTAGAGAGAGAATTATTTTTCTCGGTACAGCAATCGATGATCATGTAGCCTCTCTTACAATCGCACAACTTATCTTCCTCGAGGCTGAAGATTCCTCCAAAGATATCTATTTATACATAAACTCACCCGGTGGAAGTGTTTCAGCCGGTTTAGCAATTTATGATACCATGCGGTTCATCAAACCGGATGTATCTACAATCTGTGTCGGTCTTGCTGCAAGTATGGGTGCGGTTTTGCTCGCAGGTGGTGCTGACGGAAAACGGTCGGCACTCCCCAACTCGAAGATCATGATTCATCAACCCTGGGTTGGTGGCATCTCAGGTCAGGCTTCCGATATCGAGATCCAGGCTAAAGAGATGATGAAAACAAGAGATACTCTTTACAAGATACTCTCTGACCACACAGGAAAAACGATTGCACAGATCACAAAGGACTGCGACAGAGATTATTTCATGACTTCCGAGGAAGCCGTTGAGTATAAACTTATAGATAAAATTCTCGACAAACGAAAATAATTTCTTTTTCGCGTTCAAAATTTGAAGCTGCCCCGCGAAGGGCAGCTTTTTTTTTAATCCGGTTTTTAAGTGTTACAACACTCAATATGAACCATTCTTTTCCCTGTGGTGTTAGAATTGTATGAACGGATTTAGATTTACAAAATACATTCCCCCGTCTATTGATGAGGCACGCTTCGAAAATCTTCTCAAGATTTTCCTCCAGCTTCTTACCATGACTTCAGGCGATGTCAGCGAGGCTCTCAATTGGATGAACCAACTTGACAGACGATACAGATTAACTTCTGATTCCTACGGTATGGGTGATTTTATTTCTGATTTGAAATCGAATGGATTTCTGAATGAAAACCCTGTCTCCGGTAATCTTACTCCCTCCGCGAAATCTGAAAAGACTATAAGAAAACAATCGTTGGAAGAAATTTTCGGCAAACTAAAAAGAGGAAATGTGGGTAACCACAGGACTCCCTTCAACGGACCGGGTGATGAACTGACCTCTGACAGACGGGAATTTCAGTTTGGCGATACTCTTGACCAGGTCGATATGACCGATTCCATTAAAAATGCTCAAATAAATCACGGACTCGATGATTTCAGACTAACGGAGAATGATCTGGAAATTCAGGAAAAGGATTTCAAGGCAGCCACCTCCACAGTGCTAATGATCGACATATCTCATTCCATGATTCTCTATGGCGAAGATCGTATTACACCCGCCAAGAAGGTCGCAATGGCGCTTGCTGAACTGATTACCATCAAATATCCTAAAGACACTCTGGATATCATAGTGTTCGGAAATGATGCCAGACCGGTTTCAGTTAAAGATCTCCCCTGGCTCCAGGTGGGACCATATCACACAAACACGGTTGCCGGACTTCAACTCGCGATGGAGATTCTTAAAAGAAGAAAAACTTCCAACAAACAAATATTTATGATCACAGATGGAAAACCGACCTGCCTCAAAGTTGGTATCAAATATTATAAAAACAGCTTTGGGCTTGACAGAAAAATTGTTAATAAAACTTTGGATCAGGCTGCAATAGCTAAAAAACGAGGCATACCGATAACCACCTTTATGATCGCCTCTGACCCTTATCTCCAGCGGTTTGTGCGAGAGTTTACTGAAGTAAATCAGGGCAGGGCTTTTTACAGCGACTTGAATGGTCTTGGGCAGTTTGTCTTTGAAGACTTCATCAGAAACAGAAGAAAAAATTTACGGTAAAGGACTTTATGAACTATAATATTGAAGAGATTAAAACTTTTCGTGACCTGAAAAATTCCGGTTACAAATCAAAAACCATCAAAGATGAAATGAGGAGTAATCTCATTGCTTCTCTCTCGAACGGGCAGGAATATTTTGGTGAAATTCACGGTTATGAAGAGACT includes these proteins:
- a CDS encoding VWA domain-containing protein, yielding MNGFRFTKYIPPSIDEARFENLLKIFLQLLTMTSGDVSEALNWMNQLDRRYRLTSDSYGMGDFISDLKSNGFLNENPVSGNLTPSAKSEKTIRKQSLEEIFGKLKRGNVGNHRTPFNGPGDELTSDRREFQFGDTLDQVDMTDSIKNAQINHGLDDFRLTENDLEIQEKDFKAATSTVLMIDISHSMILYGEDRITPAKKVAMALAELITIKYPKDTLDIIVFGNDARPVSVKDLPWLQVGPYHTNTVAGLQLAMEILKRRKTSNKQIFMITDGKPTCLKVGIKYYKNSFGLDRKIVNKTLDQAAIAKKRGIPITTFMIASDPYLQRFVREFTEVNQGRAFYSDLNGLGQFVFEDFIRNRRKNLR
- the clpP gene encoding ATP-dependent Clp endopeptidase proteolytic subunit ClpP, encoding MVPYVIEQTGRGERGMDIYSRLLRERIIFLGTAIDDHVASLTIAQLIFLEAEDSSKDIYLYINSPGGSVSAGLAIYDTMRFIKPDVSTICVGLAASMGAVLLAGGADGKRSALPNSKIMIHQPWVGGISGQASDIEIQAKEMMKTRDTLYKILSDHTGKTIAQITKDCDRDYFMTSEEAVEYKLIDKILDKRK
- the tig gene encoding trigger factor — its product is MERKINQLSTAEHQLEVTLSPEEASPLIQSEVAKKITTIQIPGFRKGKAPRHVIKNMYGDSLEYDAADKVANKIFWDSVKEMELKPLNTPGLVDLNYKPGESLSFKINYEIFPEVDIVNYRANDIEIPLYEVTDSLVEEELKNLLNSNAEFESVDKVEDPANTLIDIDFYNTTTSQEVGTPKAIEIDYPLLSDSFRSSVSNLKTGDFIKPADFYSDQKMIDAYEKSSYIFVVKGFRTKKLPELTDEFVQTISKEYKTVDELKEGIAAYYKGYYEDMTNKIYNSQLEKKILDANDLKIPSTFTERVLEYFVKEETEKAKKEKKPLPKAEDLRTAYLPYAQKEAKWQVIRENIIRQENLTVTDEYIDELVKQEVEKYNIGEDILRDYFRGDSIKNQLLYGLLDKFLAAENPRKSIDPEEYREKYVKKHDHDHDHNHEHHDHDHDHDHDHDHDHDHEHHH